In Providencia rettgeri, the following proteins share a genomic window:
- the sufD gene encoding Fe-S cluster assembly protein SufD — translation MAGLLTNSERAQKRAEVAKLNEQAMSRFSELFEQRHGANSQHAKTHWEMAKQVGLPVFRHEDWHYTPLNTVLEAQYRFSDGDVVEKECEALALPIDAYRLVLIDGRYSSTLSSIDMGPFQVALLDNQDLLPSPVNSEIFLHLTESLAVQPLVIHLAANKVAEKPLYLLNISTGSGDKQATNISQYRYHLTLDANSKAQVIEHYVSLNDEMHMTGSRLTVEVGDNADFSHFKLNVENGQSQHFAHNDIVVGRDSRVKSTSFLLGALLTRNHTSARLDGENTELELNSILLPKGNEIADTRTYLEHNNSYCNSRQLHKVIAMDSSKAVFNGMIKVAPNALKTDGQMTNNTLLLGEKAEIDTKPQLEIYADDVKCGHGATVGRIDDEQLFYLRSRGIEGKAAKHMIIIAFAAELTESIESEELKHAVMANIRQRLAEV, via the coding sequence ATGGCTGGCTTATTGACCAACAGTGAAAGAGCACAAAAACGTGCAGAAGTTGCGAAGCTGAATGAGCAAGCTATGTCACGTTTTTCTGAATTATTTGAGCAGCGACACGGTGCGAACTCCCAACATGCTAAAACGCATTGGGAAATGGCAAAACAAGTTGGCTTACCGGTGTTCCGCCATGAAGATTGGCACTATACACCACTAAATACGGTACTTGAGGCTCAGTATCGTTTTAGTGACGGTGATGTTGTAGAAAAAGAGTGTGAGGCATTGGCTCTGCCGATTGATGCATATCGCCTTGTTTTAATTGATGGGCGCTATAGTTCAACATTAAGCTCCATTGATATGGGGCCATTCCAAGTGGCTTTGCTTGATAACCAAGACTTGCTTCCTTCGCCTGTAAATAGCGAGATCTTCTTGCATTTAACTGAAAGCTTGGCGGTACAACCGTTAGTTATTCACCTTGCGGCAAATAAAGTAGCAGAAAAACCATTATATCTGCTGAATATTTCAACGGGGAGCGGCGATAAACAAGCAACAAATATTAGCCAGTATCGCTACCATTTAACGTTAGATGCAAACAGTAAAGCCCAAGTCATTGAGCATTATGTCAGTTTGAATGACGAAATGCACATGACGGGCAGCCGCTTAACGGTTGAAGTTGGTGATAATGCAGACTTTAGTCACTTTAAGTTAAATGTTGAAAATGGTCAGTCTCAGCATTTTGCTCACAATGATATTGTTGTTGGTCGCGATAGCCGTGTGAAAAGTACGAGTTTTTTACTTGGCGCATTATTAACGCGTAACCATACCAGTGCTCGCCTTGATGGTGAAAATACTGAGTTAGAACTTAACAGTATATTGTTACCTAAAGGCAATGAAATTGCAGATACGCGCACGTATTTAGAGCACAATAATAGCTACTGTAATAGTCGCCAATTACACAAAGTCATTGCAATGGATAGCAGTAAAGCTGTCTTTAATGGCATGATTAAAGTGGCACCGAACGCATTAAAAACGGATGGTCAAATGACTAACAACACGTTGTTGTTAGGTGAGAAAGCAGAAATTGATACCAAGCCTCAGCTTGAAATTTATGCTGATGACGTAAAGTGTGGTCACGGTGCAACAGTCGGTCGTATTGATGACGAACAACTGTTTTATCTGCGTTCAAGGGGAATTGAGGGGAAAGCAGCAAAACATATGATTATTATTGCATTTGCTGCGGAACTTACAGAATCTATTGAATCGGAAGAATTAAAACACGCTGTGATGGCAAACATCCGCCAGCGCTTAGCGGAGGTTTAA
- the sufE gene encoding cysteine desulfuration protein SufE, protein MPALPDENKLLRNFSRCQDWEERYLYMIELGGRLPELTAVQRCDNNLIAGCQSQVWIDMQKQADGTITFAGDSDAAIVKGLVAIVIILFQGKTAQQILALDVKSFFEQLALEQHLTPSRTQGLNAMIRTILSRAAQFE, encoded by the coding sequence ATGCCCGCATTACCCGATGAAAATAAGTTATTACGCAATTTCTCTCGCTGCCAAGATTGGGAAGAACGCTATCTCTACATGATAGAATTAGGGGGGCGTTTACCTGAACTCACCGCGGTGCAAAGATGCGATAATAATTTAATCGCCGGTTGCCAAAGTCAAGTGTGGATTGATATGCAAAAACAAGCTGACGGGACAATTACGTTTGCAGGTGACAGCGACGCTGCAATCGTTAAAGGGTTAGTTGCTATTGTGATCATTCTTTTTCAAGGTAAAACGGCCCAACAAATATTAGCACTCGATGTTAAGTCATTTTTTGAGCAATTAGCATTGGAGCAGCATTTAACACCTTCACGCACTCAAGGCTTAAATGCGATGATCCGTACAATTTTATCGCGCGCGGCACAATTCGAGTGA
- a CDS encoding putative quinol monooxygenase — translation MSIVVYAQITTERTDGYLTKEIVRDLAKLSRREKGCIQYDLMAKENGYIVFEEWEDTQALEMHKNSPHFKRLVEAIERDNASFSVNFSEK, via the coding sequence ATGAGTATTGTTGTGTATGCCCAAATTACAACAGAAAGGACGGATGGGTATTTAACGAAAGAAATCGTTCGTGACTTAGCAAAACTAAGCCGCCGAGAGAAAGGATGCATTCAATATGATCTTATGGCTAAAGAAAATGGTTACATTGTTTTCGAGGAATGGGAAGACACTCAGGCATTAGAGATGCATAAAAACAGTCCGCATTTCAAGCGATTAGTTGAAGCAATTGAACGTGATAACGCTAGCTTTTCTGTCAATTTTAGTGAAAAATGA
- the sufS gene encoding cysteine desulfurase SufS gives MSFNVASVRQDFPALSQSVNNHPLVYLDSAASAQKPLQVIEKESEFTLHQYAAVHRGIHTLSANATTMMEDVRQKAAAFIHAASNEEIVFVKGTTEGINLVANSFGRKYFHEGDNIVITEMEHHANIVPWYMLAEEIGFEIRIIPISDDGRLQLDVLKDVIDSRTRLLSFTHISNVLGTVNPVQDIIKQARAIAASKGGEIAVLVDGAQGAMHQQVDVQALDCDFYVFSGHKLYGPTGIGILYGKKAILDMMPPWEGGGAMIRQVSLTKGITFADAPWRFEAGTPNVSAIIGLGAAFDYLNALNLSDVFTHEAEVMAYASKKLQEIPSIRLYGNDQREGVLAFNLGEHHAYDVGSFLDRYGIAIRTGHHCALPLMEHYHVPAMCRASVGIYTTKEEVDFLFNALQRIKKLLG, from the coding sequence ATGTCATTCAATGTCGCATCAGTCAGGCAGGATTTTCCTGCCTTATCTCAGTCAGTCAATAATCATCCGCTGGTTTATTTAGATAGCGCTGCAAGTGCGCAGAAGCCTTTGCAAGTTATTGAAAAAGAAAGCGAGTTTACACTGCACCAATATGCCGCGGTTCACCGCGGTATACATACTCTTAGTGCAAACGCGACGACAATGATGGAAGACGTTCGTCAAAAAGCAGCCGCTTTCATTCATGCCGCTTCAAATGAAGAAATCGTGTTTGTTAAAGGTACGACGGAAGGCATTAACCTTGTTGCAAACAGTTTTGGGCGGAAGTATTTCCATGAAGGGGACAATATTGTCATCACTGAAATGGAACACCATGCGAATATTGTACCTTGGTATATGTTAGCAGAGGAAATTGGCTTTGAAATCCGTATTATACCAATTTCAGATGATGGTAGGCTGCAATTAGATGTATTAAAGGATGTCATTGATTCACGCACGCGATTGCTGAGCTTTACACATATCTCTAATGTATTAGGAACAGTTAATCCCGTTCAGGATATCATCAAGCAAGCACGAGCCATTGCGGCTTCAAAAGGCGGTGAGATCGCGGTATTGGTCGATGGCGCGCAAGGTGCAATGCATCAGCAGGTTGATGTGCAAGCCTTAGACTGTGATTTCTATGTGTTTTCAGGTCACAAGCTATATGGCCCGACGGGTATTGGTATCCTTTACGGTAAAAAAGCTATTTTGGATATGATGCCTCCATGGGAAGGTGGTGGGGCGATGATCCGCCAAGTTAGCCTGACCAAAGGGATCACTTTTGCTGATGCACCATGGCGCTTTGAAGCAGGAACACCGAATGTAAGCGCAATTATTGGTTTAGGGGCGGCATTCGATTATTTAAATGCACTAAATTTATCTGATGTATTTACTCATGAAGCCGAAGTGATGGCTTATGCGTCTAAGAAATTACAAGAAATACCGTCCATTAGATTGTATGGTAATGACCAACGGGAAGGGGTACTCGCTTTTAATTTAGGGGAGCACCATGCCTATGATGTGGGGTCTTTTCTTGATAGATATGGTATTGCAATCCGTACTGGCCATCATTGTGCTTTACCGTTAATGGAACATTATCATGTTCCCGCTATGTGTCGTGCTTCAGTAGGAATTTATACCACTAAGGAAGAGGTTGATTTCTTATTCAATGCGTTACAGCGCATCAAAAAATTGTTAGGCTAA
- a CDS encoding MATE family efflux transporter, protein MQKYFTEARSLLALGIPIVLAQFSQTAMGFVDTVMAGSVSEIEMSAVAVGFSIWLPAILFGQGILMALTPIVAQMNGSGRRNLIGDQIQQGLWLALLLALGIMCLLYNSQLIISNMPHIDKELADKSVRFLHAIMWGAPGYLFYQVYRSQCEGLSKTKPGMVIGFLGLMINIPINYIFIYGHFGAPALGGVGCGVATASVYWAMCLMMRWYVKRATAQRDIRPTVSFTSPNPLILKRIIVLGTPIGLALFFEVTLFAVVALLVAPLGVVAVAGHQVALNFSSVMFMFPLSLGIAATIRVGYNLGQKSTEAAKVSSYTGIAVGLMIACFTAVLTAVFREPIAMMYNKNPEVVVLASSLMLYAAIYQLSDSVQVIGAGILRGYKDTRSIFFITFTAYWLLGLPSGYILALTDIIAPAMGPKGFWIGFIIGLSAAAIGMATRIMWIHKQTEDVILLRSAR, encoded by the coding sequence GTGCAGAAATATTTTACAGAAGCGCGTAGCTTGTTGGCACTTGGTATTCCTATCGTTTTGGCTCAATTTTCACAAACTGCAATGGGGTTTGTGGATACCGTTATGGCTGGAAGTGTTAGTGAAATTGAGATGTCCGCAGTTGCAGTTGGGTTTTCCATCTGGCTGCCAGCTATTCTTTTTGGCCAGGGCATTTTGATGGCTTTAACTCCAATCGTTGCACAAATGAATGGGTCAGGCCGTCGTAACTTGATTGGAGACCAAATTCAACAAGGGCTGTGGTTAGCGCTGCTTTTAGCCTTAGGTATTATGTGTCTTCTTTATAATAGCCAGCTTATTATCAGCAATATGCCCCATATTGATAAAGAATTGGCGGATAAGTCTGTCCGTTTTTTACATGCTATTATGTGGGGAGCCCCAGGATACTTATTTTATCAGGTGTATCGTAGTCAATGTGAAGGGCTTTCAAAAACCAAACCGGGGATGGTGATTGGTTTTCTTGGCTTGATGATTAATATTCCCATTAACTATATCTTTATCTATGGTCACTTTGGTGCCCCAGCTTTAGGTGGTGTGGGCTGTGGTGTCGCGACCGCATCAGTGTATTGGGCTATGTGTCTGATGATGAGATGGTATGTGAAACGTGCTACTGCGCAGCGCGATATTCGCCCTACAGTCTCTTTCACATCGCCAAATCCATTAATCTTAAAGCGAATTATCGTATTAGGTACCCCTATTGGTCTGGCACTTTTCTTTGAGGTCACTTTATTTGCCGTCGTCGCCTTGTTAGTCGCCCCATTAGGTGTTGTTGCAGTCGCTGGCCATCAAGTTGCATTAAATTTCAGCTCCGTGATGTTTATGTTCCCATTATCATTAGGAATAGCTGCAACCATTCGCGTAGGTTATAACTTAGGACAGAAATCGACTGAAGCCGCTAAAGTTTCATCTTATACTGGTATTGCTGTTGGCTTAATGATCGCTTGTTTTACCGCCGTTCTCACTGCGGTCTTCCGTGAACCGATTGCAATGATGTATAACAAAAACCCTGAAGTGGTTGTTTTAGCGAGTAGTTTGATGCTATATGCCGCTATTTATCAATTATCAGACTCTGTGCAAGTTATTGGTGCGGGAATTTTACGTGGCTACAAAGATACACGTTCTATTTTCTTTATTACCTTCACCGCATATTGGTTACTTGGTTTACCTTCCGGTTATATCTTAGCATTAACTGATATTATCGCACCGGCTATGGGCCCTAAAGGCTTTTGGATTGGCTTTATCATTGGATTAAGCGCAGCTGCGATAGGTATGGCAACACGTATTATGTGGATCCATAAGCAGACAGAGGATGTTATTCTACTTCGCTCAGCACGCTAA
- a CDS encoding riboflavin synthase subunit alpha, with protein MFTGIVQATAPIIEITERANFRTHVMKFTPELLIGLETGASVAHNGCCLTVTKIDGERVSFDLIKETLRLTNLGELQEGDVVNIERAAKYGDEIGGHIVSGHIMTTAEISKIFTSEDNHQIWLSIHDKALMKYILHKGFVAIDGISLTVGDVINNRFCVHLIPETLERTTLGKKRLGDKINIEIDPQTQAIVDTVERVLNQKEQEKLLQQAEELANVAKTE; from the coding sequence ATGTTTACAGGCATTGTCCAAGCGACCGCTCCTATTATTGAAATTACAGAAAGAGCCAACTTTCGAACTCATGTAATGAAATTTACCCCTGAATTACTTATAGGTTTAGAAACAGGGGCTTCCGTTGCGCATAATGGTTGTTGTTTGACGGTAACGAAAATCGATGGTGAGAGAGTCAGTTTTGATCTAATTAAAGAAACTCTGAGATTGACTAACTTAGGGGAATTACAAGAAGGTGATGTTGTTAACATCGAACGCGCCGCAAAATATGGTGACGAAATTGGCGGCCATATCGTTTCTGGTCATATCATGACAACAGCTGAAATTAGTAAAATTTTCACATCCGAAGATAACCACCAAATTTGGTTGTCAATTCATGATAAAGCTTTGATGAAATATATTTTGCATAAAGGCTTTGTGGCGATTGATGGCATCAGTTTAACGGTGGGTGATGTCATCAATAATCGGTTTTGTGTACATTTAATCCCAGAAACATTAGAGAGAACAACACTAGGTAAAAAACGCTTGGGTGATAAAATAAATATAGAGATAGACCCACAAACGCAGGCAATTGTTGATACGGTTGAACGCGTTTTAAATCAAAAAGAACAAGAAAAGTTATTACAGCAAGCAGAAGAGTTGGCTAATGTAGCAAAAACAGAGTGA
- the pykF gene encoding pyruvate kinase PykF, with translation MKKTKIVCTIGPKTESEEKLTQLLDAGMNVMRLNFSHGDYEEHGQRIKNLRSVCAKTGKQAAILLDTKGPEIRTMKLEGGNDVSLVAGQTFTFTTDTSVIGNKDKVAVTYSGLTSDLKVGNTVLVDDGLIGMKVTNVTATEVVCEVLNNGDLGEKKGVNLPGVSIGLPALAEKDKEDLVFGCEQGVDFVAASFIRKRSDVEEIRAHLKKHGGENIQIISKIENQEGLNNFDEILEASDGIMVARGDLGVEIPVEEVIFAQKMMIEKCVAARKVVITATQMLDSMIKNPRPTRAEAGDVANAILDGTDAVMLSGESAKGKYPVEAVTIMATICERTDRIMQTRIDSQKPSQRLRVTEAVCRGAVEMSEKLDVPLIVVATYGGKSAKSVRKYFPTAPILALTTNEETARQLLLVKGVIPMIVGGFTSTDDFYREGKRAALESGLAVSGDAVVMVSGALVQSGTTNTSSVHVL, from the coding sequence ATGAAAAAAACTAAAATTGTTTGTACTATCGGTCCAAAAACCGAATCAGAAGAAAAACTGACTCAACTCCTTGATGCGGGCATGAATGTCATGCGCCTAAATTTTTCTCACGGTGACTATGAAGAACACGGTCAACGTATTAAAAATCTTCGCTCTGTTTGTGCAAAAACAGGTAAACAAGCTGCTATTTTACTCGATACTAAAGGCCCTGAAATCCGCACCATGAAATTGGAAGGTGGTAACGACGTTTCTCTCGTTGCAGGCCAAACCTTTACATTCACTACCGACACTTCCGTGATCGGTAATAAAGATAAAGTTGCTGTGACATACTCAGGCTTAACTTCAGATTTAAAAGTCGGCAATACCGTATTAGTTGATGACGGCTTAATTGGTATGAAAGTGACTAATGTCACTGCGACTGAAGTCGTCTGTGAGGTTTTAAATAACGGTGACCTCGGGGAGAAGAAAGGGGTTAATCTACCAGGCGTTTCCATTGGCCTGCCAGCGTTAGCTGAAAAAGACAAAGAAGACTTAGTGTTTGGATGCGAACAAGGTGTTGATTTTGTAGCAGCTTCTTTTATCCGTAAGCGCTCTGATGTTGAAGAAATTCGTGCTCATCTGAAAAAACATGGTGGCGAGAACATCCAAATTATTTCGAAGATTGAAAACCAAGAAGGTTTAAATAACTTTGATGAAATTTTAGAAGCTTCTGACGGCATCATGGTTGCTCGTGGTGATTTAGGCGTTGAAATCCCTGTTGAAGAAGTTATTTTTGCACAAAAAATGATGATTGAAAAATGTGTCGCTGCACGTAAAGTCGTCATTACTGCAACGCAAATGTTAGATTCAATGATCAAAAACCCACGCCCTACCCGCGCAGAAGCAGGCGACGTGGCCAACGCTATTTTAGACGGCACAGATGCAGTTATGCTGTCTGGTGAAAGCGCTAAAGGTAAATATCCAGTAGAAGCTGTTACCATTATGGCAACTATCTGTGAGCGTACAGACCGTATCATGCAAACTCGCATTGATAGCCAAAAACCAAGCCAACGCTTACGTGTCACTGAGGCAGTCTGTCGTGGTGCAGTGGAAATGTCTGAAAAATTAGACGTGCCACTAATCGTTGTTGCAACCTACGGCGGTAAGTCTGCTAAATCTGTTCGTAAATATTTCCCTACTGCGCCAATCCTCGCGTTAACGACTAATGAAGAAACTGCCCGCCAGTTACTGTTAGTCAAAGGTGTGATCCCAATGATTGTAGGTGGTTTTACATCCACAGATGATTTTTATCGTGAAGGTAAACGCGCAGCGCTTGAAAGTGGCTTAGCGGTTTCTGGTGATGCTGTTGTAATGGTTTCTGGAGCATTAGTACAAAGTGGCACAACCAACACATCTTCAGTTCATGTACTTTAA
- a CDS encoding L,D-transpeptidase family protein, protein MKRVLTVVSLFVMSALLAPVQAKEYPLPDSNTRLIGENYTYIVPNDGRPLEAIASEHQIGLLGMLEANPGTDPYLPEAGKELIIPAQMLLPSTPRTGIVINLAELRLYYYPANSEEVIVYPIGIGQLGRDTPEMVTSVSQSIKDPTWTPTANIRKNYAKEGITLPAVVPAGPENPMGLYALRLAHGRGEYLIHGTNADFGIGMRVSSGCIRLRPDDIEALFKTVPRGTRVQVIDQPVKYSKEPDGSYYIEVHQPLSRTSNDDPQTMPIKLSDDFKRFLENEGVDKALVEKELARRSGMPVRVNNDQGNSIPESETQHEGLVPIEPFSISQPEPIYDGKVGALLPAKYRSSVVNQ, encoded by the coding sequence ATGAAAAGAGTTTTGACGGTGGTAAGTTTGTTTGTCATGAGTGCCTTATTGGCTCCAGTTCAAGCAAAAGAATACCCATTACCTGATAGTAACACTCGCCTTATCGGGGAAAATTATACGTACATCGTCCCCAATGATGGGCGGCCGTTGGAAGCCATTGCCAGTGAGCACCAAATTGGCTTACTCGGTATGCTTGAAGCTAACCCAGGAACAGATCCATACCTTCCTGAAGCGGGTAAAGAACTTATCATTCCAGCACAAATGCTATTGCCGTCAACACCAAGAACAGGGATCGTGATTAATTTGGCAGAGCTGCGTTTATATTATTACCCAGCGAACAGTGAAGAAGTGATCGTATACCCTATTGGTATTGGTCAATTAGGTCGTGATACACCTGAAATGGTGACTTCAGTAAGCCAATCAATTAAAGACCCTACATGGACACCCACGGCAAATATTCGTAAAAATTATGCGAAAGAAGGTATAACGCTTCCTGCTGTCGTTCCTGCTGGCCCTGAAAACCCAATGGGCTTATATGCATTACGGCTAGCACATGGGCGTGGTGAATATCTGATCCATGGTACTAATGCGGATTTTGGGATTGGTATGCGAGTGAGCTCCGGTTGCATTCGTTTACGTCCTGATGATATTGAAGCATTATTCAAGACAGTACCAAGAGGAACACGTGTTCAAGTTATTGATCAGCCGGTAAAATATTCTAAAGAACCTGATGGTAGTTATTACATCGAGGTGCATCAGCCATTATCACGGACAAGTAATGATGACCCTCAAACCATGCCAATCAAGCTATCTGACGATTTTAAGCGTTTTCTTGAAAATGAAGGGGTTGATAAGGCTTTAGTAGAAAAAGAGCTAGCAAGGCGTTCTGGTATGCCTGTGCGTGTTAATAATGATCAGGGTAACAGTATTCCTGAAAGTGAAACACAACACGAAGGTTTAGTGCCTATTGAACCATTCTCTATTTCACAACCAGAACCTATCTATGATGGTAAAGTTGGTGCTTTGTTACCTGCGAAATACCGTTCTTCTGTTGTAAATCAATAA
- the sufC gene encoding Fe-S cluster assembly ATPase SufC, whose protein sequence is MLSVKDLHVSVEGNEILKGLSLEVKPGEVHAIMGPNGSGKSTLSATLAGREEYEIDSGEVTFKGKDLFELDPEERAGEGVFLAFQYPVEIPGVSNQFFLQTAVNAVREYRQQEALDRFDFQDFIEDKIKLLEMPEDLLARSVNVGFSGGEKKRNDILQMAALEPQLCILDETDSGLDIDALKIVANGVNSLRSPERSFIIVTHYQRILDYVKPDFVHVLYQGKIIKSGDFSLAKKLEEQGYGWLIDQQ, encoded by the coding sequence ATGTTAAGTGTTAAAGATTTACACGTGAGTGTAGAAGGTAATGAGATTTTAAAAGGGTTATCTCTGGAAGTAAAACCGGGGGAAGTTCATGCCATCATGGGGCCAAATGGCTCAGGTAAAAGTACATTATCAGCCACACTTGCTGGCCGCGAAGAGTATGAAATTGATAGCGGTGAAGTAACGTTTAAAGGTAAAGACCTGTTTGAATTAGATCCCGAAGAGCGTGCAGGGGAAGGTGTTTTTCTCGCATTCCAATACCCAGTCGAAATTCCAGGGGTCAGTAACCAATTTTTCTTACAAACGGCAGTTAATGCGGTTAGAGAATATCGCCAGCAAGAAGCATTAGATCGTTTTGATTTTCAAGATTTTATTGAAGACAAAATCAAATTATTAGAAATGCCAGAAGATTTGCTTGCGCGTTCTGTCAACGTAGGTTTCTCCGGTGGTGAGAAAAAACGTAATGATATCTTGCAGATGGCAGCACTAGAACCTCAATTGTGTATCCTCGATGAAACTGACTCCGGTTTAGATATTGATGCACTGAAAATTGTGGCTAACGGGGTGAATTCATTACGCTCGCCAGAGCGTTCATTCATCATTGTCACTCACTATCAGCGTATTTTGGATTATGTGAAACCTGACTTTGTCCATGTGTTATATCAAGGGAAAATCATCAAATCAGGTGATTTCAGTTTAGCGAAAAAACTGGAGGAGCAGGGTTATGGCTGGCTTATTGACCAACAGTGA
- a CDS encoding major outer membrane lipoprotein, translating to MIRTKIVLGSIVLASALLAGCSNSTEVQKLSSDVQTLNGKVDQLSNDVQSLRSDVQTAQEEAARANQRLDNQVRTYKK from the coding sequence ATGATTCGTACTAAAATTGTACTGGGCTCTATCGTATTAGCTTCAGCATTACTAGCGGGTTGTTCTAACAGCACTGAAGTGCAAAAACTCTCTTCAGACGTGCAAACTCTGAATGGTAAAGTTGATCAACTGAGCAACGACGTTCAGTCTCTGCGTTCTGACGTACAGACAGCTCAAGAAGAAGCAGCACGCGCTAACCAGCGTTTAGATAACCAAGTTCGTACTTACAAAAAATAA